From the Vibrio algarum genome, one window contains:
- a CDS encoding ABC-F family ATPase, translating into MISTANITMQFGAEPLFENISAKFGNGNRYGLIGANGCGKSTFMKILSGELAPSSGNVSITPGLKLGVLSQDQFAFEQHNVIDVVIMGDRKLWEIKQERDRIYSLPEMSEADGMKVADLESEFAEMDGYTAESRAGDILLQAGIEEELHFGLMQQVAPGWKLRVLLAQALFANPDILLLDEPTNNLDIHTINWLAEELNQRKCTMIIISHDRHFLNSVCTHMADIDYGELRIYPGNYEYFLEASGLIREQLLSSNAKKAAEISELQDFVNRFGANASKAKQASSRAKKMDKIKLDEVKSTTRISPSINFGEGKKLHRLALELKDLGHSFEDELLFEKGNLLLEAGTRLAVIGENGVGKTTFLRCLVNELEQSEGIVKWSENASIGYCPQDSTADFDNDLSIFDWISQWRTVKHDDLMVRGILGRLLFTADDANKKAKNCSGGEKNRLLFGKLMMQDINVLVMDEPTNHMDMEAIEALNNALKVYQGTLIFVSHDREFVSSLATSIIDVKDKKLVQFQGTYNEYLAHQVKTLTGA; encoded by the coding sequence TTGATATCTACTGCAAACATCACCATGCAATTTGGCGCTGAGCCTTTATTTGAAAACATTTCTGCTAAGTTCGGGAACGGTAATCGTTACGGCTTAATCGGTGCCAATGGATGTGGTAAATCAACTTTCATGAAAATTCTTAGTGGCGAGTTGGCGCCAAGTTCTGGCAACGTGTCTATTACTCCAGGGTTAAAGCTAGGCGTATTGAGTCAGGATCAGTTCGCTTTTGAGCAGCACAACGTTATCGATGTGGTAATCATGGGTGATCGTAAGCTATGGGAAATTAAACAAGAACGTGACCGGATTTATTCACTACCAGAGATGAGTGAAGCAGACGGAATGAAAGTAGCGGATCTTGAAAGTGAATTTGCAGAGATGGACGGCTACACAGCCGAGAGCCGTGCAGGCGATATTTTATTACAAGCCGGTATTGAAGAAGAGCTTCATTTTGGCCTAATGCAACAAGTTGCTCCGGGTTGGAAATTGCGAGTGTTACTTGCTCAAGCACTCTTCGCTAATCCAGATATTTTGTTATTAGATGAACCAACCAACAACCTGGATATTCATACGATTAACTGGCTCGCGGAAGAACTGAATCAACGTAAGTGTACGATGATCATTATTTCGCACGATCGTCACTTTCTAAACTCTGTATGCACACACATGGCCGATATCGATTACGGTGAACTGCGTATTTATCCGGGTAACTACGAGTATTTCCTTGAAGCATCAGGCCTCATACGCGAACAGTTACTCTCTAGTAACGCTAAAAAAGCCGCTGAAATAAGCGAACTACAAGATTTCGTCAATCGATTTGGCGCAAACGCATCTAAAGCTAAACAAGCAAGTTCTCGCGCCAAGAAAATGGACAAAATTAAGCTCGACGAGGTTAAATCGACTACCCGTATCAGCCCATCGATTAATTTTGGTGAAGGCAAGAAACTGCATAGATTGGCGCTAGAGTTAAAAGATCTTGGCCATTCATTTGAAGATGAATTGCTGTTCGAAAAAGGTAATTTACTTTTAGAAGCGGGTACCCGTTTAGCCGTTATCGGTGAGAATGGCGTGGGTAAAACTACTTTTTTACGTTGTCTAGTGAACGAGCTGGAGCAATCGGAAGGTATCGTAAAATGGTCAGAAAATGCGTCTATTGGGTATTGTCCACAAGATAGCACTGCTGACTTTGATAACGATTTAAGTATCTTTGATTGGATATCTCAGTGGCGAACCGTAAAACACGATGATTTAATGGTTCGTGGCATTTTAGGTCGCTTACTCTTTACCGCTGACGATGCGAATAAAAAAGCAAAAAATTGCTCTGGTGGCGAAAAAAATCGCCTGTTGTTTGGTAAGTTGATGATGCAAGACATCAATGTTCTTGTGATGGATGAGCCAACAAACCACATGGATATGGAAGCGATCGAAGCATTGAACAACGCACTTAAAGTTTATCAGGGTACGTTAATTTTTGTCAGCCATGACCGCGAGTTTGTGTCGTCTCTTGCCACGTCAATCATTGATGTAAAAGACAAAAAGCTAGTACAGTTTCAAGGTACTTATAATGAATACCTTGCCCATCAAGTGAAAACATTAACTGGCGCATAA
- a CDS encoding alpha/beta fold hydrolase produces the protein MFDPTEFPKPTLISVNGVTLEVFEAGTENVGKPIVLCHGWPEHAFSWRYQIPALEKAGYHVIVPNQRGYGNSSRPTEITEYDIEHLSGDLIALLDHYGYEDATFVGHDWGAMVVWGLTLLHPNRVNKVINLSLPYQERGETPWIELMEQILGSNNYFVHFNRRPGVADAILEENTFQFLRNLYRKNEPLREPESGMAMINLAKAKKPLGEAVMSNNELAVFVSAFELTGFTGSINWYRNLDRNWHLLARVNPIIHQPTLMLYGDRDVIPKSEKLPEFVPNVEVINLDCGHWIQQEKPEETNQTILKWLEQQTTLEDTEIIY, from the coding sequence ATGTTTGATCCAACCGAATTTCCCAAACCCACACTTATTTCAGTCAACGGTGTGACATTAGAAGTCTTCGAAGCGGGTACAGAAAATGTAGGTAAGCCCATTGTGCTCTGTCATGGATGGCCAGAACATGCCTTTTCTTGGCGTTACCAGATCCCCGCCCTAGAAAAAGCTGGTTACCATGTCATCGTCCCTAACCAACGGGGTTATGGCAACTCTTCTCGCCCGACAGAAATAACTGAATATGACATTGAACATTTGTCGGGTGATCTGATTGCACTTCTGGATCACTACGGATACGAAGATGCCACTTTTGTTGGCCATGATTGGGGGGCAATGGTTGTTTGGGGCCTAACCTTATTGCATCCAAACCGTGTCAACAAAGTGATCAATCTTAGCCTTCCCTACCAAGAAAGAGGGGAAACACCTTGGATAGAATTAATGGAACAAATACTTGGCAGTAACAACTATTTTGTCCATTTTAATCGACGACCAGGTGTTGCTGATGCCATATTAGAAGAGAACACGTTCCAATTCTTGCGTAACCTGTACAGGAAAAATGAGCCACTAAGAGAACCAGAATCAGGCATGGCGATGATCAATCTAGCCAAAGCTAAAAAACCACTCGGTGAAGCAGTGATGAGCAACAACGAATTGGCTGTTTTCGTATCAGCATTCGAATTAACAGGATTTACTGGCAGTATAAACTGGTATAGAAACCTTGACCGAAACTGGCACTTATTGGCGAGAGTGAACCCAATAATCCACCAACCAACGTTGATGCTTTATGGCGACAGGGATGTGATCCCAAAATCTGAAAAACTACCCGAGTTCGTGCCTAATGTGGAGGTGATCAATTTAGATTGTGGTCATTGGATCCAACAAGAAAAACCGGAAGAAACAAACCAGACAATTTTAAAATGGTTGGAACAACAGACAACGCTCGAAGATACAGAAATTATTTACTAA
- a CDS encoding DUF5062 family protein has protein sequence MSKTAKINNEDKLFKKALEVGSQIAKMQGYKLFDKNTSQPNKVMAVYLFLVEVRQITPLPADKTDGKNIKKRLALWIHSALPDDDPLK, from the coding sequence ATGTCGAAAACCGCTAAGATCAACAACGAAGACAAGCTGTTCAAGAAAGCATTAGAAGTTGGTAGTCAGATTGCAAAAATGCAGGGATACAAGCTTTTTGACAAAAATACATCGCAACCCAATAAGGTAATGGCTGTTTACCTGTTCTTAGTCGAAGTGCGTCAGATCACGCCCTTACCCGCCGATAAAACCGACGGCAAAAATATTAAAAAACGATTAGCACTATGGATTCATAGCGCATTGCCTGACGATGACCCTTTAAAGTAG
- a CDS encoding MATE family efflux transporter encodes MLISRAGVEGVAAITVLNYLLMIGFMVYFSIADTAQVMLSQNFGAQNEQRLKQFLKITFVMTSIVSLITILVLLIFNESLIYLFLDDQGTDTTVSMAVEFVYYVWPLFIFAGANMTISGYLTAIHLPFQSGIVSLCRSLIFPASLLILLFMLFDDNRFVIALPIGECMTFAIALAYFIRHKPERAIAEENV; translated from the coding sequence ATGCTTATTTCTCGCGCTGGTGTTGAAGGTGTTGCCGCCATCACCGTATTAAACTATCTGTTGATGATTGGCTTTATGGTTTATTTTTCCATTGCCGACACCGCGCAAGTAATGTTGAGCCAGAATTTCGGGGCGCAGAATGAACAACGGCTCAAACAGTTCTTAAAAATCACTTTTGTTATGACTAGCATCGTCAGTTTAATCACTATTTTGGTTCTGCTAATTTTTAACGAGTCACTCATCTACTTGTTCTTAGACGATCAAGGTACAGATACCACAGTATCAATGGCGGTTGAATTCGTCTATTACGTCTGGCCTCTATTTATATTCGCTGGTGCCAACATGACGATATCTGGCTACCTTACGGCTATTCATTTACCGTTCCAATCCGGTATCGTCTCTTTATGCCGTAGCCTTATATTTCCTGCTTCTTTGTTAATTCTGCTGTTTATGTTATTTGACGACAACCGCTTCGTCATTGCTCTCCCTATTGGTGAATGCATGACCTTCGCAATCGCCCTAGCCTATTTTATTCGCCATAAACCGGAACGAGCGATTGCGGAAGAAAATGTTTGA
- a CDS encoding 3'-5' exonuclease has protein sequence MTNSSAKSVIVLDFETTGLSPNMGDRAIEIGAVKLVDGVVKDTFQQLMNPGFRVSGFIANYTGISNAMLSNAPSCDEVMTEFSEFIGDHHLVAHNASFDKRFLDAEFERIGASYAGQFACSMLIARRLIQDSPTHKLGDLIRHKQIEHDGVFHRALADSEMTAKLWMVMVEELEAQNIVNPSFALMQKISKTSKNAIPALLNNL, from the coding sequence ATGACCAACTCCTCCGCTAAATCCGTCATCGTACTCGACTTCGAAACCACCGGTTTGTCTCCGAATATGGGAGACAGGGCAATCGAAATTGGGGCGGTAAAACTCGTCGATGGGGTAGTCAAAGATACCTTTCAACAGCTTATGAATCCGGGTTTTAGAGTCAGTGGGTTTATAGCGAACTACACAGGAATTTCTAACGCTATGCTAAGCAACGCACCTTCTTGCGATGAAGTGATGACTGAATTTTCTGAATTTATTGGTGATCATCACTTAGTTGCCCATAACGCATCGTTCGACAAGCGTTTTCTTGATGCCGAATTTGAGCGGATTGGCGCAAGCTATGCCGGTCAATTTGCCTGCTCTATGTTAATCGCGAGAAGACTAATACAAGATTCTCCTACTCACAAATTAGGCGATCTCATTAGGCACAAGCAGATTGAACACGATGGTGTCTTTCACCGCGCCTTAGCCGATTCAGAGATGACGGCTAAATTATGGATGGTGATGGTAGAAGAACTGGAAGCGCAAAATATCGTAAACCCAAGCTTTGCTCTCATGCAAAAAATCAGCAAAACCAGTAAAAATGCTATACCGGCTTTGCTAAATAACCTCTAA
- a CDS encoding helix-turn-helix transcriptional regulator, whose protein sequence is MNVRLRQDAIVRSLRRNGTSTIANLAEEVGTSRRTVLRDISALRDEGYVIHSEPGRGGGLQLDSRSIQTTIRLSVTEVFALLISVASMYATGGIPFLGLADAGLSKIEKALPADKLRDLRRLLDCLYVGKLAPQVDTTSMGEVDPELLTAFETAFLQRLHLRFEYRDVKGVVTHRYVEPQAMLILPPLWYLVAWDPSRQDFRHFRMDRISKPEFVEGTTFLRRHVPFEDYVSPIRNLAR, encoded by the coding sequence ATGAATGTTCGCCTACGACAAGACGCCATCGTGCGCAGTCTTCGCCGCAACGGCACGTCGACGATCGCCAACCTGGCAGAGGAGGTTGGTACGTCTAGGCGCACCGTGTTACGAGATATTAGCGCCCTGCGTGATGAGGGCTATGTTATTCATTCGGAACCAGGGCGTGGAGGAGGTTTGCAACTTGATTCTCGCTCTATTCAAACCACGATACGCCTCTCGGTTACCGAGGTCTTTGCGCTTCTTATCAGCGTGGCATCGATGTATGCGACGGGAGGCATCCCTTTTTTGGGCTTGGCAGATGCTGGGCTTTCCAAAATAGAAAAAGCATTACCAGCAGATAAGCTACGCGACTTACGCCGTCTATTGGATTGTTTATATGTCGGGAAACTTGCACCGCAAGTTGACACAACAAGCATGGGCGAGGTGGATCCTGAGTTGCTGACTGCTTTCGAGACGGCTTTTTTGCAACGGCTCCATTTGCGCTTTGAATACCGCGATGTGAAAGGGGTTGTCACCCATCGATATGTTGAGCCCCAAGCCATGCTGATCTTGCCACCACTATGGTATTTAGTGGCCTGGGATCCGTCTCGCCAAGATTTTCGTCATTTTCGAATGGATCGGATCAGTAAGCCTGAATTTGTTGAAGGGACAACATTTTTGCGTAGACATGTGCCGTTCGAAGATTATGTATCTCCAATTCGTAACCTCGCTCGTTGA
- a CDS encoding YwbE family protein — MSGTTRADIHPGLEVKIVLKKDQRSGTLTVGIVKDLLTKSPNHPHGIKVRLESGDVGRVKVIV; from the coding sequence ATGAGTGGAACGACACGAGCGGATATTCATCCCGGACTAGAAGTAAAAATTGTACTTAAGAAAGATCAGCGTAGCGGTACTCTTACCGTTGGAATTGTGAAAGATCTTTTGACTAAGTCACCCAACCACCCTCATGGTATTAAAGTGCGTTTAGAAAGTGGCGATGTAGGCCGAGTTAAAGTCATCGTTTAG
- a CDS encoding MATE family efflux transporter translates to MDATLAQKNSALEGPIITTFLRYLLPSIVGMLAMSSASIVDGIFIGNFVGVPALAAVNLIIPILSVLFGVGLMLSIGGSVRAGKYLGEKNNTAASAIFSKTLIAVIFYAITIITMGLIFEPFLFQLLGAGEELSPLMSEYYRVIMPFLLAQLVTIVLYFFVRLDGFPSLAATALVIGSVLNVVLDYFFIAVFGWGLNGAAWATGLSQLLPMLTLLLYFLAVSENCIFHRTKKTGLKFIKPHTMVYLSLSMKFLAELSLLFSI, encoded by the coding sequence ATGGACGCCACACTCGCTCAAAAAAACAGTGCCTTAGAAGGGCCGATTATAACCACATTTTTAAGGTATCTATTACCTTCTATTGTTGGCATGCTTGCGATGAGTTCAGCCTCTATTGTCGACGGAATCTTTATTGGAAATTTTGTTGGTGTCCCTGCCTTGGCAGCGGTCAATCTGATCATCCCAATATTATCTGTGCTGTTTGGCGTTGGCTTAATGCTATCTATTGGCGGCTCGGTAAGAGCCGGCAAATATCTGGGAGAAAAAAACAACACCGCCGCTTCAGCAATATTTAGTAAAACGCTGATCGCTGTTATTTTCTATGCCATTACCATCATCACAATGGGTTTGATTTTTGAGCCCTTCTTATTTCAATTACTTGGTGCAGGGGAAGAGCTTTCCCCATTAATGAGCGAATATTATCGTGTCATTATGCCTTTTCTGTTGGCACAACTGGTCACAATCGTGCTGTACTTTTTCGTTAGGTTAGACGGATTCCCTTCACTCGCGGCTACGGCTCTGGTGATAGGTTCGGTGCTTAATGTTGTTCTCGATTATTTTTTTATTGCGGTCTTTGGTTGGGGGCTTAATGGCGCAGCGTGGGCCACAGGTCTGTCACAATTATTGCCGATGCTAACGCTGTTATTGTATTTTTTAGCCGTAAGCGAAAACTGCATTTTTCACCGAACCAAAAAAACTGGTCTGAAATTTATCAAGCCGCATACAATGGTTTATCTGAGTTTATCAATGAAATTTCTGGCGGAATTATCGCTTTTATTTTCAATTTGA
- a CDS encoding LysE family translocator — protein sequence MSFSTFFPVAFPALALAHFVALLSPGQDFFLIVAHSIRHRLKGSRFICLGVALGNAVYIGVAILGWASIHDNQVVFSIVEVLGAIYLLWLGIGLLKSKKNDLLLDTEQPKAPSALSQLILGLNSALLNPKNALFYMSLMTVVLGNDVTLIQQLSCGIWMFLAVLVWDLLVAITIGQPRVQKYLKGGIHVVERSAGVILIFFSIALFTDYLA from the coding sequence ATGTCTTTTTCAACCTTTTTTCCTGTGGCTTTTCCAGCATTAGCCTTGGCTCATTTCGTTGCATTATTAAGCCCAGGACAGGACTTTTTCTTAATCGTCGCTCATTCGATCCGACATAGGTTGAAAGGAAGTCGCTTTATTTGCCTTGGGGTGGCATTAGGAAATGCTGTCTATATCGGGGTGGCAATACTTGGTTGGGCGAGTATCCATGATAACCAAGTGGTTTTCTCAATTGTGGAGGTATTGGGAGCCATTTACCTATTGTGGTTAGGCATAGGACTACTAAAAAGCAAAAAAAATGACTTATTACTAGATACAGAACAACCCAAAGCACCTTCCGCACTGAGCCAACTGATACTGGGTTTAAACTCAGCGCTGCTCAACCCTAAGAATGCCCTGTTCTATATGAGCTTAATGACGGTCGTTTTAGGAAATGACGTAACGCTAATACAGCAATTGTCTTGTGGGATATGGATGTTCCTTGCTGTCCTAGTTTGGGACTTACTGGTTGCTATTACAATCGGTCAACCTCGAGTACAGAAATACTTAAAAGGCGGTATACACGTTGTCGAAAGAAGTGCAGGAGTAATCTTAATCTTTTTCTCTATTGCACTATTCACTGATTATCTAGCTTAA
- a CDS encoding YdeI/OmpD-associated family protein: MKPEGIDIFNRRIDTQGYSSEQRNIQLAEEYEEQIKANEPAWRFFTQLAPSYKRDSIWWVMSAKKKETQIKRLCVLIASSESGLKIPSLRKK; this comes from the coding sequence ATGAAACCAGAAGGAATAGACATTTTTAACCGCAGAATCGATACACAAGGTTATTCCTCCGAGCAAAGAAATATACAACTAGCAGAAGAGTATGAAGAACAGATCAAAGCAAATGAACCAGCTTGGCGATTCTTCACTCAATTAGCACCATCGTATAAAAGAGATTCTATCTGGTGGGTAATGAGCGCGAAGAAGAAAGAAACACAAATAAAAAGATTGTGTGTGTTAATTGCATCTTCTGAATCGGGTCTAAAAATACCCAGCTTGCGAAAGAAGTAA
- a CDS encoding RNA methyltransferase: MKDTHTIIGLINPKSPENVGSVMRAAGCYQADGVKYTGQRYERAVKLATDTKSARHTIPLTGVDSLLDDLPSDTKIVCVELAEGATPLPQFQHPKKAIYIFGPEDGSINQKIANKADHVVYVPTVGCMNLAATVNVLLYDRLAKTENIALGDELIRSSRDNNNRLRVKSKS; this comes from the coding sequence ATGAAAGACACCCATACAATCATTGGATTAATTAACCCTAAAAGCCCTGAAAACGTTGGTAGCGTAATGCGCGCGGCTGGATGCTATCAAGCCGATGGTGTGAAATATACGGGGCAACGCTATGAGCGTGCGGTCAAATTAGCAACGGATACTAAGTCTGCAAGGCATACTATCCCATTGACCGGTGTAGATTCATTACTTGATGATCTACCGTCTGATACAAAGATTGTTTGTGTTGAACTTGCCGAGGGAGCCACGCCGTTGCCGCAATTTCAGCATCCTAAGAAAGCGATTTATATATTTGGTCCAGAAGACGGTTCTATCAATCAAAAAATCGCCAATAAAGCGGACCATGTTGTGTACGTCCCCACGGTTGGTTGTATGAATCTCGCTGCAACAGTGAATGTACTTTTATATGACCGTTTAGCAAAAACTGAAAATATAGCGCTGGGGGATGAACTTATCCGCAGCAGTCGTGATAATAACAATAGGCTTCGTGTAAAAAGCAAGAGTTAA
- a CDS encoding DnaJ C-terminal domain-containing protein yields MSKRDYYSVLGVSKDASEKDIKKAYKKLAMKYHPDKNPGDATAEGSFKEVKEAYETLTDTSKRRKYDQFGHAGFENSGFGGGQGRSQGFGGFEDIFGDAFGQRRQGFGGAGGFDDVFSQARNRQPRAQKGQDVEYSVTVDFVDAIQGAEKVVELPVNGEQKKINIKIPKGIKEEEKIRFSGKGAPGLNGGPAGNMFIKILIRPHAYLERDGNDLICHSEVNITTATLGGELEVQALENRFKLKIPAGTQNGRKFKVTGKGVTSRKGETGDLLVKIKVVTPTNLTREQTELMEQFKATLV; encoded by the coding sequence ATGTCTAAACGCGATTATTACAGCGTGCTCGGTGTCTCTAAAGACGCCTCTGAAAAAGACATTAAGAAGGCGTATAAAAAGCTCGCAATGAAATATCATCCGGATAAAAACCCCGGAGACGCCACAGCAGAAGGCAGCTTTAAAGAAGTTAAAGAAGCATACGAAACGCTGACAGATACAAGCAAGCGCCGCAAGTATGATCAATTTGGTCACGCTGGTTTTGAAAACAGTGGCTTTGGTGGCGGTCAGGGGCGTTCTCAAGGGTTTGGTGGCTTTGAAGATATCTTTGGTGATGCTTTTGGCCAGCGTAGACAAGGCTTTGGAGGTGCGGGTGGTTTTGATGATGTCTTCTCTCAAGCAAGAAACCGTCAACCACGTGCTCAAAAAGGTCAGGATGTTGAATATTCCGTCACTGTCGATTTTGTCGACGCCATTCAAGGTGCTGAAAAAGTGGTAGAGCTACCTGTTAACGGTGAGCAGAAAAAAATTAATATCAAAATCCCGAAAGGGATTAAAGAAGAAGAAAAGATCCGGTTTTCAGGCAAAGGCGCTCCGGGATTAAACGGTGGACCTGCAGGCAACATGTTTATCAAGATACTGATTCGCCCTCATGCGTATTTGGAGCGCGATGGAAATGACCTAATTTGCCATTCAGAAGTGAATATCACAACAGCCACATTAGGTGGTGAGTTGGAAGTTCAGGCGTTAGAGAATCGATTTAAACTTAAAATTCCTGCGGGTACTCAAAATGGTAGAAAGTTTAAGGTGACAGGCAAAGGCGTAACGAGCCGCAAGGGTGAAACTGGCGATCTTTTAGTTAAAATTAAAGTGGTAACGCCAACCAATCTAACTCGTGAGCAAACTGAACTAATGGAGCAGTTTAAAGCGACGTTAGTGTAA
- a CDS encoding methyl-accepting chemotaxis protein produces the protein MNLPFKTIRQKYSFLLIVFVAVISVLTILGVKQWVQPNLRAEEEKNLSFAVKDIATEIKLTLAAVKAQQRATTQLVPNLQSDQIDEVLPHIVDQYGNQLVFGGGIWPLPNMREKGVDRASTFYHRDGSGKLIENTYWNSDEAPSYYTQAWHMAGQQAPKGECVWANAYKDGASTQPRTNCAMAIYQNSKLYGVSTVDVTLGFFNTLVSNKERELNAEILIVESDGKILSKNKVLTGDDVILSQLNGQNYSMATELDKALKNKEFRREYTQNGEDHTLLIQDIEGTPWLVAVSQPTRLLTIHTQETMNILAKIQLPMIFLLLAALLIAFTNLGNRFKGLKENVDTLSAGDADLSMRLPINGEDELDAVSESMNNFIVYLQQLIQKVSDANQKCSEQIVSMSTVTKQSLVILENHVKETDMVAAAVNELSSSSLEVAGHTSQSTEITSQAQEQALEANRSANEATEGVGNLMSNVELTAKNVAMMQENAASIESVLQVIGGIAEQTNLLALNAAIEAARAGEQGRGFAVVADEVRNLAAKTQQSTSEVADMLDTLKMGVETTVSSMNNTKEQCVKTSELTHKVTDGIATMQESVINVDDVSVQIATAAREQSEVADGINQSMESIRVMLQQLHSQGQTSEQHAHALESANTELQTLVGQFKL, from the coding sequence ATGAATTTACCTTTTAAGACGATAAGACAAAAATATAGTTTTTTATTGATAGTGTTCGTCGCTGTTATTAGCGTTTTGACTATCCTAGGTGTAAAACAATGGGTACAACCTAACTTAAGAGCCGAAGAAGAAAAGAACTTATCTTTCGCAGTAAAGGATATAGCAACAGAAATCAAACTTACTTTGGCAGCAGTTAAAGCTCAGCAACGTGCAACTACCCAACTGGTGCCAAATCTCCAAAGTGACCAAATCGATGAAGTTCTTCCTCATATCGTCGATCAATACGGAAACCAATTGGTCTTCGGTGGTGGTATTTGGCCACTTCCAAACATGCGAGAAAAAGGGGTTGATAGAGCAAGTACTTTCTACCATCGAGATGGTTCTGGAAAATTGATAGAAAACACCTACTGGAATAGTGATGAAGCACCCTCATACTATACGCAAGCGTGGCACATGGCCGGTCAACAGGCACCAAAGGGAGAGTGTGTTTGGGCGAACGCGTATAAAGACGGAGCAAGCACACAACCAAGAACCAACTGCGCGATGGCTATATATCAGAATTCAAAGCTCTATGGTGTATCAACGGTAGATGTGACCTTAGGCTTCTTTAATACCTTAGTTTCGAACAAAGAACGCGAACTCAACGCCGAAATATTAATCGTTGAATCAGACGGAAAGATATTAAGTAAAAACAAGGTGCTGACTGGTGATGATGTCATTCTTAGTCAATTAAACGGGCAGAACTATTCAATGGCAACTGAACTCGACAAAGCACTAAAAAATAAAGAGTTTAGACGGGAGTACACCCAAAATGGCGAGGACCATACATTACTAATACAAGATATTGAAGGCACCCCTTGGCTCGTTGCAGTTTCGCAACCAACTCGCCTTTTAACCATACATACGCAAGAAACAATGAATATTTTAGCCAAGATACAGCTGCCTATGATTTTCCTTTTGCTGGCTGCATTATTAATCGCTTTTACTAACTTAGGGAATCGCTTTAAAGGCTTAAAAGAAAATGTTGATACTTTATCGGCTGGGGACGCAGACTTAAGCATGAGGTTGCCTATAAATGGTGAAGACGAGCTAGATGCTGTATCTGAGTCCATGAATAATTTCATCGTTTATCTTCAACAACTTATACAAAAAGTGTCAGATGCAAATCAAAAGTGTAGTGAGCAAATTGTATCTATGTCGACAGTCACAAAGCAGTCGTTAGTTATTTTGGAAAACCACGTTAAAGAAACAGATATGGTTGCGGCAGCGGTCAATGAATTGAGTTCTTCATCTCTAGAAGTCGCTGGACACACAAGCCAAAGTACAGAAATTACCAGCCAAGCTCAAGAGCAAGCCTTAGAAGCCAACAGATCGGCAAATGAAGCAACAGAAGGCGTCGGGAACCTAATGAGTAACGTGGAATTAACCGCAAAAAATGTTGCGATGATGCAAGAAAATGCGGCCTCTATTGAATCCGTACTTCAAGTTATTGGCGGTATTGCAGAACAAACAAATCTACTCGCGCTAAATGCAGCCATTGAAGCGGCAAGAGCAGGAGAACAAGGCCGAGGATTCGCTGTCGTAGCTGATGAAGTACGTAATTTAGCGGCAAAAACACAGCAAAGCACATCTGAAGTAGCCGACATGCTAGATACTTTAAAAATGGGCGTTGAAACAACGGTTTCCTCAATGAACAATACTAAAGAGCAATGTGTTAAAACTTCCGAATTAACGCATAAAGTAACCGACGGTATTGCAACCATGCAAGAGTCAGTCATTAATGTAGACGATGTAAGTGTGCAAATTGCAACCGCAGCAAGAGAACAAAGTGAAGTGGCAGATGGCATTAACCAAAGTATGGAATCTATTCGTGTCATGCTTCAACAACTTCATTCACAAGGACAAACTTCAGAACAACATGCTCACGCACTTGAATCCGCAAACACTGAACTACAAACCCTTGTAGGGCAATTTAAGCTATAA